In Gimesia chilikensis, the following proteins share a genomic window:
- a CDS encoding DUF1573 domain-containing protein: MLKNCIFRFGVLSLCLFVLNAAPSFGQDWAMKMFDKDKIDFGVIARGSDAEYRLKIKNIYKDPVHIANVRTTCGCSAAEPSKSILESGEEGYIQVKMDTARFQRRKDSNVIITIDAPQYAEVRIPITSYIRTDVVFTPGAANFGSVEVGKGAETTVALAYAGREDWALTGIESRNPHVTAKAVETNRGGGRVNYNIMLTLDPKTPKGPIREQLILKTNDVNFTTVPLLVEARVESDITITPEVVSLGMMVPGQEKTVNVVMRGKKPFEITKIECESNDEAFKIRMPKAAQPIHVLPLTIVPPDKPGEYSEEFTVTIDGRSEPITFKAFGRIAETKTN, translated from the coding sequence ATGCTGAAAAACTGTATTTTCCGGTTCGGCGTCCTGAGCCTGTGTCTGTTTGTCCTGAATGCTGCCCCATCATTCGGACAGGACTGGGCGATGAAGATGTTCGACAAAGACAAAATCGACTTCGGCGTCATCGCCCGTGGTTCCGATGCCGAATACCGCCTGAAAATTAAGAATATCTATAAAGATCCCGTCCATATTGCCAACGTTCGCACCACTTGCGGCTGTTCTGCTGCTGAGCCTTCCAAGAGCATCCTGGAAAGTGGCGAAGAAGGATACATCCAGGTCAAAATGGATACCGCCCGCTTCCAGCGTCGCAAAGATTCTAACGTGATTATCACCATTGACGCTCCCCAGTATGCTGAAGTCCGGATCCCGATTACTTCGTATATCCGTACCGATGTCGTCTTCACACCGGGTGCTGCCAACTTTGGTTCTGTCGAAGTCGGTAAAGGTGCAGAGACCACTGTGGCTCTCGCTTATGCAGGCCGTGAAGACTGGGCACTGACCGGAATCGAATCCCGTAACCCACACGTGACTGCCAAGGCTGTCGAAACGAATCGAGGTGGTGGACGCGTCAATTACAACATCATGCTGACTCTCGATCCCAAGACTCCTAAAGGTCCAATCCGGGAACAGCTCATCCTGAAAACCAACGACGTTAACTTTACAACAGTACCTCTGCTGGTCGAAGCCCGAGTCGAATCTGACATTACCATTACCCCCGAAGTCGTTTCTCTGGGTATGATGGTTCCGGGACAGGAAAAAACAGTCAATGTTGTAATGCGGGGCAAAAAGCCATTTGAAATCACAAAGATTGAATGCGAATCCAACGATGAAGCATTCAAGATCCGCATGCCGAAAGCAGCTCAGCCCATTCACGTGCTGCCGCTGACAATCGTTCCTCCCGATAAACCAGGTGAATACTCAGAAGAGTTTACCGTGACCATTGATGGTCGCAGTGAACCGATCACCTTCAAAGCCTTCGGTCGGATTGCTGAAACAAAAACCAATTAG
- the lpxK gene encoding tetraacyldisaccharide 4'-kinase gives MNEVDYLSIISGARHDWRARCLKPCFGFLSLFYGTAVAVRNRLFDWGIKRARLVSVPVISLGNLTTGGTGKTPLVAWLSQWFQAEGVSVALLSRGYRALPGEVNDEKLLLDRLCPQVPHYQNPDRCASAEKAIEAGARLLILDDGFQHRRLARDLDIVLIDAVNPWGYGHQLPRGLLRESKSGLQRAGFVLITRVDQCSPELLEKLTAEVKQFVPEHRIAHVRFAPRGLVNAAGETRELTEVTGKQVWGFCAIGNPRGFQQTLVDAGGRVCGMRVFADHHHYSKGDLQEIGSEAEQADAELILTTAKDLVKISEQKLSGLPVWAVEIGAEIVQGAADFEEILRKTGLVEPEK, from the coding sequence GTGAACGAGGTTGACTATCTGAGCATCATTTCCGGCGCCCGACATGATTGGCGTGCCCGGTGTCTCAAACCCTGTTTCGGGTTTCTCAGCCTCTTCTATGGAACCGCAGTCGCTGTTCGCAACCGTCTGTTTGACTGGGGCATTAAACGGGCACGACTGGTGAGCGTGCCGGTGATCAGCCTGGGAAACCTGACGACCGGGGGAACCGGGAAGACACCGTTAGTCGCCTGGCTGTCTCAGTGGTTTCAAGCAGAAGGGGTTTCTGTCGCGCTACTCAGCCGCGGTTATCGAGCGCTGCCCGGTGAAGTGAACGATGAGAAACTGCTGCTGGATCGACTCTGCCCGCAGGTGCCGCATTATCAGAATCCGGATCGTTGTGCTTCAGCAGAGAAGGCTATCGAAGCAGGAGCACGCTTACTGATTCTGGACGACGGGTTTCAGCATCGCAGGCTCGCACGTGATCTTGATATCGTGCTGATAGATGCTGTGAATCCCTGGGGCTACGGTCATCAATTACCGCGGGGACTGTTACGGGAATCGAAGTCGGGATTGCAGCGGGCGGGATTTGTATTGATCACGCGTGTGGATCAGTGTTCGCCTGAGTTGCTGGAGAAACTGACAGCAGAAGTCAAACAATTTGTGCCCGAGCACCGGATCGCCCATGTGCGTTTTGCTCCCCGGGGTCTGGTCAATGCCGCTGGGGAAACCAGAGAACTGACTGAAGTGACCGGGAAACAGGTGTGGGGTTTTTGCGCGATCGGGAATCCTCGCGGATTTCAGCAAACACTGGTGGATGCGGGAGGCCGGGTTTGCGGCATGCGCGTCTTTGCGGATCATCACCACTATAGTAAAGGCGACCTGCAGGAAATTGGCTCAGAGGCAGAACAGGCGGACGCCGAGCTGATTTTGACGACTGCGAAAGACCTGGTGAAAATTAGTGAACAAAAACTGTCAGGGCTTCCGGTCTGGGCGGTGGAAATCGGTGCGGAAATTGTGCAGGGGGCGGCTGATTTTGAGGAAATCCTGCGGAAAACAGGGCTGGTGGAGCCAGAGAAATAA
- a CDS encoding outer membrane protein assembly factor BamB family protein: MLFASDATRLLPERTRCFLYGGMLILSLLLPDFCFGQESLDAWPNGRDQLELFPASRQFSKRYQDARQLIDEKNYSAGIPELQAILDAPEDFVAIDRGVGFHSLKRAAEDQLAALPPDGKKYYSVQYGPTAEQMLREAREQDNQDLLREVVRRFFHTQAGAEAAYTLGSYYYERGDLPAAAQLWESLSERHDLATEKEPHLTFKLAVAWYHLGNLGKSRQSLMKLARETNGADYVFPNGKKVALFQEGQNPVAWLSQMVGTLDLKGAREQSDWTLYRGNAERIASAEFAVPSSKPEWQFSTIRDPFLQNNPNLPPLEAILQKLGDFRRKHLSGVLPAASPIVAGDTVVVRTHNNLKGLDLRSGKLKWETTVSDALFREMLKDPQNSDEEFLGTPQTPLQKYLTQRAWQDYTVGHLSSDGKLVFSVENVGFIGGFYHFSREDQESVLSPNSYNRLMAFEVATGKFVWELGGPRLQNPINYSGHYFLGPPLPLNGKLYALAEEGREFRLLVLDPQTGKTLWTQSLFRSEYPIARDYTTDRRPLDHIRRRMGLSPSLAHGVLVCPTGSGCTVGINAVTRQLLWRNVEPRRNAITSYAAFSRDANENAEGWAEFTPLIVGDRVLLESRTGQNLKCLDLFDGRLIWSRPRQEYLFIASVQDGNILLVGPGSIEALKLSDGSPAWPKAQKIPAPSGRGIVVRDTYFLPVDTGEILSIRLDDGLILARTRVETDTLVGNLSAGSGMLVAQNETEVVGFRSAASIIEQIRLASQSDQPAKQAEAELLRGELYLYSGNVKQALAKIERSIEIQPTIRARRLYADMMLESLDHDFIQYESQISKIEPLLVDENQQRRFFQILATNYQSKGNLKAALENYLKLSELKNLFSTETAKGGAFVRTDRWIRSQLELLMVRANEEQRQEIDAFFSSYYTNHLASAGQDELQRFLKCCGNLPATRQARMLLVERLTQELKTASPGKQSVLRRQLMQQLEQLRNSAQPVSAAFATARLAEIYVSLNQYAQAEELLQELKTKWPDVICLDGKSGQQVAESWQSDPEFQKQSRSSSVWPGYPAQVYRDEQSKGQNTSLPVEIIGLTNPLFENHRLEVGPAKEQLLAFDGAGKPLWTFSLAEAGIEVPQQPFFSARVFENYLVVNFGAEFFVLDTINRKTDGQPTLLWKQRMIAGPPSLRDYISIERSGLAPVLREYVTRNSDREQLGRIGTINSEFLCYQLGSELIAADLLTGEILWKRQGLPNNSWHFGNAEHVILMTSQSRTEPRYVVRSGQNGESVNAFKLKPGHSAIFAFERYLLTLGPPADDTRRLELRDLVSDEVVWSFEINKDTNYTLGQNYEIAMVAADGTISIRDLRTGEQKVEVKGQAAPNVMRVLLLENKKQYLVFVSLPYVVKSRVTYRPLSMTSLLFNGMLYSIDRETGELMWSRMLEAQGIDFTQFFDLPVMTFGIRRVMGISTSSGNQVDLEVIDLRDGSQVLKETTSSNRLRTWVVPDLEQKDILIEPFQIRLSFEEPPVVAPKPAAAPQ; encoded by the coding sequence ATGTTGTTTGCATCAGACGCTACCAGATTACTTCCAGAACGCACCCGCTGTTTCCTGTATGGGGGCATGCTGATTCTGAGCTTACTGCTGCCCGATTTCTGTTTCGGGCAGGAGTCCCTGGATGCGTGGCCCAATGGCCGCGATCAACTGGAGTTGTTTCCTGCGAGCCGTCAGTTTTCGAAACGCTATCAGGATGCCCGCCAGCTGATCGATGAGAAGAATTATTCTGCTGGAATTCCGGAGTTGCAGGCGATTCTGGATGCCCCGGAAGATTTTGTGGCCATTGATCGTGGCGTGGGCTTTCACAGCCTGAAACGGGCTGCCGAGGATCAACTGGCGGCGTTACCTCCGGACGGGAAAAAATACTATTCGGTGCAGTACGGTCCCACCGCTGAGCAGATGCTGCGCGAAGCACGGGAACAGGACAACCAGGACCTCCTCCGCGAAGTCGTTAGACGATTCTTTCATACCCAGGCGGGAGCCGAGGCTGCTTACACTCTGGGTTCTTATTACTACGAGCGGGGTGATTTACCGGCTGCAGCGCAGTTGTGGGAATCGCTCAGCGAACGGCATGATCTGGCCACTGAGAAGGAACCACATCTGACGTTCAAGCTGGCGGTCGCCTGGTACCATCTGGGGAACCTCGGAAAAAGCCGCCAGTCGCTGATGAAGCTGGCTCGTGAGACCAACGGTGCAGACTATGTCTTTCCGAATGGCAAAAAGGTCGCGTTGTTCCAGGAAGGGCAGAACCCTGTCGCGTGGTTATCCCAAATGGTGGGAACGCTGGATCTGAAGGGAGCCCGGGAACAGTCTGACTGGACTCTCTATCGCGGAAATGCAGAGCGAATCGCTTCCGCAGAGTTCGCCGTCCCTTCCTCGAAACCGGAGTGGCAGTTTTCCACGATCCGCGATCCATTCTTACAGAACAATCCAAATCTGCCTCCCCTGGAAGCGATCCTGCAGAAACTGGGTGACTTCCGTCGCAAGCATCTGTCGGGGGTATTACCTGCTGCCAGTCCGATTGTGGCGGGCGACACTGTTGTCGTGAGAACGCACAATAACCTGAAGGGCTTGGACCTGCGGTCCGGCAAACTGAAGTGGGAGACGACGGTTTCGGATGCGTTGTTCCGCGAGATGCTGAAGGATCCGCAGAATTCCGATGAGGAATTTCTGGGTACGCCCCAGACCCCGTTACAGAAGTATCTGACGCAGCGAGCCTGGCAGGATTACACGGTCGGCCATTTAAGCTCAGATGGCAAGCTGGTATTCAGCGTGGAAAACGTTGGCTTTATCGGCGGTTTCTATCACTTCAGTCGGGAAGACCAGGAGAGCGTGCTCTCACCCAACTCCTACAACCGTCTGATGGCCTTTGAAGTGGCCACGGGTAAGTTCGTCTGGGAACTGGGAGGTCCCCGGTTGCAGAACCCGATTAATTATTCGGGGCACTACTTCCTCGGGCCGCCGTTACCCCTGAATGGCAAGCTGTATGCTCTGGCCGAAGAGGGCCGCGAGTTTCGTCTGCTGGTGCTGGATCCGCAGACCGGTAAAACGCTCTGGACGCAGTCGCTGTTTCGCAGCGAGTATCCGATCGCCCGTGATTATACAACGGATCGTCGCCCGCTGGATCATATCCGTCGCCGCATGGGATTGAGTCCGTCGCTGGCCCATGGCGTTCTGGTCTGTCCGACCGGTTCGGGGTGTACGGTGGGGATCAACGCCGTAACACGTCAACTGCTCTGGAGAAATGTGGAGCCACGCCGAAATGCGATTACCTCTTATGCTGCCTTCAGCCGTGATGCGAACGAGAACGCCGAAGGCTGGGCGGAATTCACGCCCTTGATCGTGGGTGACCGGGTCCTGTTAGAGTCACGTACGGGACAGAACCTGAAGTGCCTGGATCTGTTTGATGGTCGACTGATCTGGTCGCGACCGCGGCAGGAATACCTGTTTATTGCCTCGGTACAGGATGGGAATATCCTGCTGGTTGGACCGGGTTCAATTGAGGCACTCAAGTTAAGTGATGGAAGTCCGGCCTGGCCGAAAGCTCAGAAGATTCCAGCCCCCAGCGGAAGGGGCATCGTGGTGCGGGATACATATTTTCTACCTGTGGATACAGGAGAGATCCTGAGTATCCGCCTGGACGATGGTCTGATTCTGGCCCGGACGCGGGTCGAGACTGACACGCTGGTGGGAAATCTTTCAGCCGGGAGCGGGATGCTGGTCGCTCAGAATGAGACCGAAGTCGTCGGGTTTCGATCGGCGGCGTCGATTATTGAACAGATTCGCCTGGCCAGTCAGTCCGATCAGCCAGCGAAACAGGCAGAGGCGGAACTCTTGCGGGGTGAGTTGTATCTTTACTCTGGAAATGTGAAGCAGGCCCTGGCGAAAATTGAGCGGTCGATTGAGATCCAACCCACCATCCGTGCGCGGCGACTGTATGCAGACATGATGCTGGAAAGTCTCGATCATGACTTCATTCAGTATGAGAGTCAGATCAGTAAAATTGAACCATTGCTCGTTGATGAAAATCAACAGCGTCGTTTCTTCCAGATCCTGGCAACGAATTACCAGTCCAAGGGAAATCTGAAAGCGGCTCTGGAGAACTACCTGAAGCTCTCGGAATTGAAGAATCTGTTTTCTACCGAGACTGCCAAAGGAGGCGCTTTTGTTCGCACCGATCGCTGGATTCGTTCGCAGCTGGAACTGTTGATGGTACGGGCGAATGAAGAGCAACGTCAGGAAATCGATGCGTTCTTCTCCAGCTATTATACGAACCACCTGGCCTCTGCCGGTCAGGATGAACTGCAGCGATTCCTCAAGTGCTGTGGCAATCTGCCGGCGACCCGTCAGGCGCGAATGCTGCTGGTTGAGCGGCTGACGCAAGAGCTGAAAACAGCATCTCCGGGAAAGCAGTCGGTCTTGCGTCGGCAGCTGATGCAGCAGCTTGAACAGTTGCGCAACTCGGCTCAGCCTGTGAGTGCCGCCTTCGCCACGGCTAGACTGGCTGAGATCTATGTGTCACTCAATCAGTATGCTCAGGCAGAGGAGTTGTTGCAGGAGCTGAAAACAAAGTGGCCCGATGTCATCTGTCTGGATGGAAAATCGGGTCAACAGGTGGCGGAGTCCTGGCAGTCAGATCCGGAGTTTCAGAAACAGTCACGTTCCAGTTCAGTCTGGCCTGGCTATCCAGCCCAGGTTTATCGCGATGAGCAGTCCAAAGGGCAAAACACATCGCTGCCGGTGGAAATTATCGGGCTGACGAATCCTTTATTCGAAAATCATCGGCTGGAAGTGGGGCCGGCGAAAGAACAGCTGCTGGCATTTGACGGTGCAGGGAAGCCGCTGTGGACCTTCTCACTGGCGGAAGCCGGGATCGAAGTTCCGCAACAGCCTTTCTTCTCGGCCCGCGTGTTCGAAAATTATCTGGTCGTGAATTTTGGGGCCGAGTTTTTTGTGCTGGATACCATCAATCGGAAAACCGATGGTCAGCCAACCCTGCTCTGGAAACAGAGGATGATCGCCGGTCCGCCGAGTCTGCGTGATTACATTTCCATTGAACGCAGTGGTTTGGCGCCGGTGCTGCGTGAATATGTCACGCGGAATTCGGATCGCGAACAACTGGGACGCATTGGTACAATCAATTCTGAATTCCTCTGCTATCAACTGGGAAGCGAATTAATCGCAGCCGATCTGCTGACTGGGGAAATTCTCTGGAAACGTCAGGGACTGCCCAACAACAGCTGGCATTTTGGCAATGCGGAGCATGTGATTCTGATGACTTCTCAGAGCCGGACCGAGCCGCGGTACGTGGTCCGCAGTGGTCAGAATGGAGAATCGGTCAATGCTTTCAAACTGAAGCCAGGTCACTCGGCGATTTTTGCCTTTGAACGCTATCTGCTGACACTGGGACCACCCGCCGATGATACGCGTCGACTTGAATTGCGGGACCTGGTCAGCGATGAAGTGGTCTGGAGTTTCGAGATCAACAAAGATACGAATTATACGCTGGGGCAGAATTATGAGATCGCCATGGTGGCAGCGGATGGAACGATTTCCATACGAGACCTGCGGACTGGCGAGCAGAAGGTCGAAGTCAAAGGCCAGGCTGCACCCAATGTGATGCGTGTGCTGCTGCTGGAGAACAAAAAGCAGTACCTGGTGTTTGTCAGTCTACCTTATGTCGTAAAGAGCAGAGTAACGTATCGCCCTTTGAGCATGACGTCTCTCCTGTTCAACGGGATGTTGTATTCCATCGATCGTGAAACGGGAGAGCTGATGTGGTCCCGGATGCTCGAGGCACAGGGGATCGATTTCACGCAGTTCTTCGATTTGCCGGTGATGACGTTTGGCATCCGTCGCGTTATGGGTATTTCAACTTCTTCGGGAAATCAGGTAGATCTGGAGGTCATCGATCTGCGGGATGGTTCGCAGGTACTTAAAGAGACGACGAGCAGCAATCGTCTGCGAACCTGGGTCGTACCCGATCTGGAGCAGAAAGATATTCTGATCGAACCATTCCAGATCCGGTTGAGTTTTGAAGAACCGCCGGTAGTCGCGCCGAAACCTGCAGCGGCGCCTCAGTAG
- a CDS encoding sirohydrochlorin chelatase produces MDESMSDARRKAVLLIAHGSRREAANQDLVRLAEMLRERSVFPIIEIAYLELAEPTIPEGAERCMAAGADEVLMLPYFLSAGVHVQNDLEEHRSEFTTQFPGTEFKLCGHLGLHPLMLEIVLARLREADEK; encoded by the coding sequence ATGGATGAATCCATGTCTGATGCAAGAAGGAAGGCTGTTCTGCTGATCGCACACGGCAGCCGACGTGAAGCGGCAAATCAGGATCTCGTGCGGCTGGCAGAGATGTTGCGGGAGCGGTCTGTGTTTCCGATCATCGAGATCGCTTATCTGGAACTGGCAGAGCCGACGATTCCTGAGGGGGCGGAACGCTGTATGGCTGCAGGAGCGGACGAAGTGTTGATGCTGCCCTACTTTCTCTCAGCAGGCGTCCATGTGCAGAATGATCTGGAAGAGCACCGGAGTGAATTTACGACACAATTCCCCGGGACCGAGTTTAAATTGTGTGGGCATCTGGGCCTGCATCCGCTGATGCTGGAAATTGTACTCGCTCGGTTGCGGGAAGCAGACGAGAAGTGA
- a CDS encoding peroxiredoxin, protein MKVSYRNILGSLLSLVCLCGLSASAQGQVNAPPGKVEVGDAAPAFTATDDAGKGWKSTDYIGKKILVVYFYPADMTGGCTKQACGFRDDMKKLQGKDVEVVGVSGDSVRNHQLFKKEYDLNFTLLADEDGSVAKKFGVPLRPGSTIERTIDGKKEKLTRGVTAARWTFVIDKDGKVAMKNTKVKAADDSKAILKKVNELK, encoded by the coding sequence ATGAAGGTATCGTATCGTAATATCCTCGGCTCCCTGTTGAGTCTGGTTTGTCTGTGTGGTTTGTCTGCCAGTGCCCAGGGGCAGGTGAATGCACCTCCCGGAAAAGTGGAAGTCGGCGATGCGGCTCCTGCTTTCACAGCTACAGATGACGCGGGCAAAGGCTGGAAGTCGACTGATTATATTGGCAAGAAAATTCTGGTGGTCTACTTCTACCCTGCCGACATGACCGGTGGCTGCACCAAGCAGGCCTGTGGATTCCGAGATGACATGAAGAAGTTGCAGGGGAAAGACGTAGAAGTCGTGGGTGTCAGTGGTGATTCAGTACGGAATCATCAGTTGTTCAAAAAAGAGTATGATCTGAACTTCACGCTGCTGGCAGATGAAGATGGCAGTGTGGCCAAGAAGTTTGGCGTTCCCCTGCGTCCCGGTTCCACGATTGAGCGGACCATCGACGGGAAAAAGGAGAAGCTGACCCGTGGTGTAACAGCAGCCCGCTGGACTTTTGTGATCGACAAAGACGGTAAGGTTGCCATGAAGAACACCAAGGTCAAAGCTGCTGATGACAGCAAAGCCATCCTGAAGAAAGTCAACGAACTGAAGTAG
- a CDS encoding outer membrane protein assembly factor BamB family protein, whose protein sequence is MHKPCGCIALLVLGAIFFSTEISLAQTESQAAADQFRESVSLDVNNAVLKKMGSVQDFLAGAQWEDAINSLIQISQEYGNTLYPESPGRYLRVATYCQNLLAGFPPEAIQIYREKVDPRARRWLEEAEAESSVGPLLQIVDQALMSSYGDDALYRLGEISWERGELGQARDYWRKLLPPEPGSTARSDTGLFYYPDSDLSVPPILARLILVSLFEGNFKQAEAELAVFRERYPDAEGSLAGKQGNLADQLTGILSDRGQVSLAHDQDEMQTFAGHQTRNFRAGHALNVGAAAWSFRVPLVWSQEYTRKPAFGQRVPPGLFPVVHGEHVFINDSERIYALNWKTGTPAWSDADPQASPIIYPSVLQGAVRLPFRSVVGVPRFTMTVADGRLYARMGSPVTSVAKDERLGLFSELVCLDLDEGEGKMLWKISSAELREQNFVWSFEGAPVVVGDRFYVVLHRGFPEVQTNVACFSTETGEMLWNQKVCLALRNIEEGVNYITHLLLTLAEGQLYLSTDMGAIASLNTQDGKLNWVVTYPSADDVSRRELSDHMASGLVPCLYDQGILFVAPQDTKTLMAFDASSGLLLWEREWPAQIRNLLGVTARTLVVSGNQLYGIDRTSGALRWKAGYLDPEGFGYGRGLLAGENVYWPLRDELLVVDIERGMLKQRIPLQALQGETGGNLVIAGDQLLIAQPRKVTAFQNHGIVPGSRKENENLSAAKTQAR, encoded by the coding sequence ATGCATAAACCGTGCGGTTGCATCGCTCTGCTGGTGCTGGGAGCGATCTTTTTCTCGACAGAGATCAGCCTGGCTCAGACAGAGTCACAGGCAGCCGCCGATCAATTCCGCGAATCGGTCTCCCTGGATGTGAATAATGCGGTGCTCAAGAAGATGGGCTCCGTGCAGGATTTTCTGGCAGGCGCGCAATGGGAAGACGCGATCAACAGTCTGATCCAGATCTCCCAGGAATACGGCAACACGCTTTATCCTGAATCCCCGGGACGCTATCTGCGAGTGGCGACTTACTGTCAGAACCTGCTCGCAGGATTTCCCCCGGAAGCGATTCAGATTTACCGGGAAAAGGTTGATCCCCGAGCCCGCAGGTGGCTGGAAGAGGCGGAAGCGGAATCGTCAGTCGGCCCGCTGTTGCAGATTGTCGATCAGGCACTGATGAGCAGTTACGGCGACGATGCCCTGTATCGCCTCGGCGAAATCTCCTGGGAACGCGGTGAACTGGGACAGGCGCGGGATTACTGGCGGAAACTGCTACCGCCTGAACCGGGATCTACAGCGCGCAGTGATACCGGACTCTTCTACTATCCCGATTCCGATTTATCTGTGCCGCCGATTCTGGCGCGTCTGATTCTGGTCAGTCTGTTCGAGGGAAATTTCAAACAGGCCGAAGCGGAACTGGCTGTGTTTCGCGAGCGGTATCCCGATGCGGAAGGCTCACTCGCCGGTAAGCAGGGGAACCTGGCAGACCAACTTACAGGAATTCTCTCAGATCGCGGTCAGGTCTCACTGGCGCATGATCAAGACGAAATGCAGACCTTTGCCGGACACCAGACCCGTAATTTCCGGGCCGGACATGCTCTGAACGTCGGAGCAGCAGCCTGGTCGTTTCGTGTGCCTCTGGTCTGGAGTCAGGAATACACGCGGAAACCTGCCTTTGGTCAACGCGTGCCGCCGGGACTCTTCCCTGTCGTACATGGGGAGCATGTTTTTATTAATGACTCAGAGCGCATTTATGCACTCAACTGGAAGACGGGAACACCCGCCTGGTCCGACGCGGATCCTCAGGCAAGTCCCATTATATATCCTTCCGTTCTACAGGGGGCCGTCAGACTGCCGTTTCGTTCCGTCGTGGGAGTCCCCCGGTTTACGATGACTGTAGCCGACGGACGGTTATACGCTCGCATGGGATCGCCGGTTACTTCCGTGGCGAAAGATGAGCGGCTGGGACTGTTTTCGGAACTGGTTTGCCTGGACCTGGACGAGGGCGAAGGCAAAATGCTCTGGAAGATTTCTTCCGCCGAGTTGCGCGAGCAGAATTTTGTCTGGTCGTTTGAAGGGGCGCCTGTTGTTGTCGGCGATCGTTTCTACGTCGTGTTGCACCGGGGTTTTCCCGAAGTGCAGACGAATGTCGCCTGTTTCTCTACCGAGACCGGGGAGATGCTGTGGAATCAGAAAGTCTGCCTGGCACTGAGGAACATTGAAGAAGGTGTGAACTACATCACCCATCTGCTGCTGACACTCGCAGAGGGGCAACTGTATCTCTCAACGGATATGGGAGCGATCGCATCACTGAATACACAGGATGGGAAACTCAACTGGGTCGTGACTTATCCTTCCGCAGACGATGTTTCCCGGCGGGAATTGAGCGATCACATGGCGAGTGGTCTGGTCCCTTGCCTGTATGACCAGGGAATTTTGTTCGTTGCTCCCCAGGATACAAAAACCCTCATGGCCTTCGATGCGTCTTCGGGACTTTTGCTCTGGGAGCGGGAATGGCCGGCACAGATTCGAAACCTGCTGGGAGTCACAGCGCGGACCCTGGTGGTCAGCGGGAATCAACTGTATGGCATCGATCGGACAAGTGGGGCGTTGCGCTGGAAGGCCGGCTATCTCGATCCGGAGGGTTTCGGCTATGGGCGAGGACTGCTCGCTGGAGAGAACGTATACTGGCCTTTGAGGGATGAATTGCTCGTCGTAGACATTGAACGAGGCATGCTCAAACAGAGAATCCCGTTGCAAGCCTTACAGGGAGAAACGGGAGGGAACCTGGTAATCGCGGGGGATCAGCTGTTGATCGCGCAGCCCCGAAAAGTGACCGCATTTCAGAATCACGGCATCGTCCCTGGATCACGAAAAGAGAATGAGAATCTGTCTGCAGCGAAGACGCAGGCACGTTGA